Part of the Dehalococcoidia bacterium genome, GAGGCCCCCCGCCCCACGGGCCGAGCGTCGTATAACCACACCCTATGGCCGCCATAATTATAGCCGCCGCTAAGGCGACTTACAATCCCTGGCCGCGGCGTCCCATCGCCTTGCGCACCCTTCCCTCCAGGGGGCGCCCCACCACCTCCTCGGCGAACCAGGAAACTTCCACCAGGGCCGCCAGGTCCACCCCCGTCCCGACGCCCATGGCCTCCAGCATGGCCACCAGGTCCTCGGTGGCCACGTTGCCCGAGGCCCCGGGGGCGTAGGGACAGCCGCCCAGGCCCCCCACCGAGCCGTCGAACTGGTCGGCGCCGGCCTCCATGGCCGCCAGCACGTTGGCCAGGGCCGCCCCTCGGGTGTCGTGCAAGTGCAGACGCACGGGGAAGCCCGGCAGCTCCTGCCGTAGCCGAGAGACCAGCTCGTAGACCTGCCTCGGGTTGGCCACCCCGATGGTATCCCCCAGGGCCACGGCATAGGCGCCCAGGTCCCGCAGCTCCCGTGCCAGGGACACTACCCGCTCCGGGTCCACCGCACCCTCGTAGGGACAGCCGAAGGCGGTGGACACGTAGCCCGCCCAGGGGATGCTCGCCTCCCGGGCCAGACGGGCCACCCTGCCTATCTCTGCCAGGGTCTCGGCGATCGAGCGGTTGAGGTTGGCCCGGTTGTGGGACTCGGAGGCCGATACCACCACCGCCAGCTCGTCGGCCTGCGCAGCGATGGCGTTCCTGGCACCCACCTCGTTGGGCACCAGGGCAATGTAGGTGACTCCGGGCCGACGGCGCAGGGCAGCCATCACCTGGGGGGCATCGGCCATC contains:
- a CDS encoding hydroxymethylglutaryl-CoA lyase encodes the protein MRLPERVLITEVGPRDGLQNEARTIPTHQKVALIERLADTGLKRIEAVSFVHPRAVPQMADAPQVMAALRRRPGVTYIALVPNEVGARNAIAAQADELAVVVSASESHNRANLNRSIAETLAEIGRVARLAREASIPWAGYVSTAFGCPYEGAVDPERVVSLARELRDLGAYAVALGDTIGVANPRQVYELVSRLRQELPGFPVRLHLHDTRGAALANVLAAMEAGADQFDGSVGGLGGCPYAPGASGNVATEDLVAMLEAMGVGTGVDLAALVEVSWFAEEVVGRPLEGRVRKAMGRRGQGL